In Methylobacterium aquaticum, the following are encoded in one genomic region:
- a CDS encoding CmpA/NrtA family ABC transporter substrate-binding protein, with amino-acid sequence MSSVEHTTRRGLLKGAAGALSLAAAGRVALPGGAFAQGAGPEVKGAKLGFIALTDAAPLFVAKEKGIFARHGMPDVEVLKQASWGTTRDNLVLGSEGNGIDGAHILTPMPYLISAGRVTQNNVPVPMYILARLNLAGQCISVAKEHMGDKVALDAKPFKAALERKKASGKSVKAAMTFPGGTHDLWIRYWLAAGGIDPDKDIETIVVPPPQMVANMKVGTMDCFCVCEPWNEQLITQGIGYTALTTGELWKDHPEKALGMRASWVDKYPNAAKALLAAVMEAQAWCDKPENRDELAGIVAKRQWINVPATDVVKRMKGEFDYGDGRKVANSPHIMKYWADNASYPYKSHDLWFLTEDIRWGKFDPQTDTKALIEKVNREDIWREVAKGMGVTAPASTSRGKETFFDGKVFDPADPAAYLNSLGIKKVA; translated from the coding sequence ATGAGCAGCGTTGAGCACACCACGCGTCGCGGCCTCCTCAAGGGGGCGGCCGGCGCCCTGTCGCTGGCGGCAGCCGGCCGCGTCGCCCTGCCGGGCGGCGCCTTCGCGCAAGGAGCCGGACCCGAGGTGAAGGGCGCCAAGCTCGGCTTCATCGCGCTCACCGACGCCGCCCCCCTCTTCGTCGCCAAGGAGAAGGGGATCTTTGCGCGTCACGGCATGCCGGACGTCGAGGTGCTGAAGCAGGCCTCCTGGGGCACCACCCGCGACAACCTGGTGCTCGGCTCCGAGGGCAACGGCATCGACGGGGCCCACATCCTGACCCCGATGCCCTACCTGATCAGCGCCGGCCGGGTGACGCAGAACAACGTTCCCGTGCCGATGTACATCCTGGCCCGGCTCAACCTCGCCGGCCAGTGCATCTCGGTCGCCAAGGAGCATATGGGCGACAAGGTCGCCCTCGACGCTAAGCCCTTCAAGGCGGCTCTGGAGCGCAAGAAGGCGTCGGGCAAGTCGGTGAAGGCGGCGATGACCTTCCCGGGCGGCACCCACGACCTCTGGATCCGCTACTGGCTCGCCGCCGGCGGCATCGACCCCGACAAGGACATCGAGACCATCGTCGTGCCGCCGCCCCAGATGGTGGCGAACATGAAGGTCGGCACGATGGATTGCTTCTGCGTCTGCGAGCCGTGGAACGAGCAGCTGATCACGCAGGGCATCGGCTACACCGCGCTGACCACCGGCGAATTGTGGAAGGACCACCCGGAAAAGGCGCTCGGCATGCGCGCCTCCTGGGTCGACAAGTACCCGAATGCCGCCAAGGCCCTGCTCGCCGCCGTGATGGAGGCGCAAGCCTGGTGCGACAAGCCGGAGAACCGCGACGAGCTCGCCGGCATCGTCGCCAAGCGCCAGTGGATCAACGTCCCGGCCACCGACGTGGTCAAGCGGATGAAGGGCGAGTTCGATTACGGCGACGGCCGCAAGGTCGCCAACAGCCCGCACATCATGAAGTACTGGGCCGACAACGCCTCGTACCCGTACAAGTCGCACGACCTCTGGTTCCTCACCGAGGACATCCGCTGGGGCAAGTTCGATCCCCAGACCGACACCAAGGCCCTCATCGAGAAGGTGAACCGCGAGGACATCTGGCGCGAGGTGGCGAAGGGCATGGGCGTGACGGCTCCCGCCTCGACCTCGCGCGGCAAGGAGACCTTCTTCGACGGCAAGGTCTTCGATCCGGCGGATCCCGCCGCCTACCTCAACAGCCTCGGCATCAAGAAGGTCGCGTGA
- a CDS encoding leucyl aminopeptidase family protein, with protein sequence MPRVTTLLPATEDAIPIRCVDAAGWPAVAAGLPPLAAAFARASGFEAKPGKVALLPGPDGALATVLFGVETGGRADPFAVGRLPDALPEGTYRLESLPGDPALAALAWRLSGYRFGRYREKPAPKARLVAPEGVDAAEIDRIADAVAAGRDLVNTPANDLGPAEIEAASRALAARFGATMSVVSGEALEEGFPLIAAVGRASPRSPRLIDVTWGDPGAPRVTLVGKGVVFDTGGLDIKPSAAMLLMKKDMAGAAVALAAAEMVMGAGLPIRLRVLIPTVENAIAGDAFRPGDVLASRKGLTVEIGNTDAEGRLILADALALADEEAPELLFDFATLTGAARVALGPDLPALFTEDDGLAADLAATGLAVNDPVWRMPLWGPYAALLDSKVADLNNVSGGPFAGAVTAALFLRRFAPGAKAHIHLDLYGWNPGTKPGRPEGGEVQTARLVYALLKRRYAVPSAARSAS encoded by the coding sequence ATGCCCCGCGTGACCACGCTCCTGCCCGCGACCGAGGACGCCATCCCGATCCGCTGCGTCGACGCCGCCGGCTGGCCCGCCGTCGCGGCCGGGCTGCCGCCGCTCGCCGCTGCCTTCGCGCGGGCCTCCGGGTTCGAGGCCAAGCCCGGAAAGGTCGCCCTGCTGCCGGGGCCGGACGGGGCGCTGGCGACCGTGCTGTTCGGGGTCGAGACCGGGGGCCGGGCCGATCCGTTCGCGGTCGGGCGCCTGCCCGATGCCCTGCCCGAAGGGACCTACCGCCTGGAAAGCCTGCCCGGCGACCCGGCCCTGGCGGCGCTCGCCTGGCGGCTCTCCGGCTACCGCTTCGGCCGCTACCGCGAGAAGCCGGCGCCCAAGGCCCGCCTGGTCGCGCCCGAGGGGGTCGACGCCGCCGAGATCGACCGCATCGCCGATGCGGTGGCGGCCGGCCGCGACCTGGTGAACACCCCGGCGAACGACCTCGGCCCGGCCGAGATCGAGGCGGCGTCCCGGGCGCTCGCCGCGCGCTTCGGCGCAACGATGTCGGTCGTCTCCGGCGAGGCGCTGGAAGAGGGCTTCCCGCTCATCGCCGCGGTCGGCCGGGCCTCGCCGCGGTCACCGCGCCTGATCGACGTGACCTGGGGCGATCCGGGCGCGCCGCGCGTGACCCTGGTCGGCAAGGGGGTGGTGTTCGATACCGGCGGCCTCGACATCAAGCCCTCGGCGGCGATGCTGCTGATGAAGAAGGACATGGCAGGCGCCGCGGTGGCCCTCGCCGCCGCCGAGATGGTGATGGGGGCCGGCCTCCCGATCCGCCTGCGGGTGCTGATCCCGACGGTCGAGAACGCGATTGCCGGCGACGCCTTCCGTCCCGGCGACGTGCTGGCGAGCCGGAAGGGGCTCACGGTCGAGATCGGCAACACCGACGCCGAGGGCCGGCTGATCCTGGCCGACGCGCTGGCGCTGGCCGACGAGGAGGCGCCGGAGCTGCTCTTCGACTTCGCCACGCTCACGGGCGCGGCCCGGGTGGCGCTCGGCCCCGATCTGCCGGCGCTGTTCACCGAGGATGACGGGCTGGCGGCGGATCTCGCCGCCACGGGCCTCGCGGTGAACGATCCGGTCTGGCGGATGCCGCTCTGGGGTCCTTACGCCGCGCTGCTCGATTCGAAGGTCGCCGACCTCAACAACGTCTCGGGCGGCCCCTTCGCCGGGGCGGTCACGGCGGCTCTGTTCCTGCGCCGCTTCGCGCCGGGGGCGAAGGCCCACATCCATCTCGACCTCTACGGCTGGAACCCGGGCACCAAGCCCGGCCGGCCGGAGGGCGGCGAGGTGCAGACCGCCCGCCTCGTCTACGCCCTCCTCAAGCGCCGCTACGCCGTGCCGAGCGCGGCGCGCTCCGCCTCGTAG
- a CDS encoding EcsC family protein → MSEIVAVEPAPSPVPVGAPEPLSAEDREALRRAVGSLERPSLAGRLSAMAGAPLDLITRALPAPVVDAVGHATETAMRGALHVALATLPKAAETTEPGSEAQALAPLGPDLAPSWRTRALELLGRFPPGDRGHKALAAVSGAIGGAFGITTLAVELPVSTTLMLRSIAEIAQREGEDMADPEAALACMQVFALGGRGATQGEGAAGNPAESGYFAVRGALAKAMSEAARYAAGRGLVDESAPALMRFAGQVGARFGGVVSQKLAAQAVPVLGALGGAAVNTAFMDHFQSIARGHFTVRRLERRYGKALVREAYEAERAALGTA, encoded by the coding sequence GTGTCCGAGATCGTCGCCGTCGAGCCCGCCCCGTCCCCCGTTCCGGTCGGGGCGCCGGAGCCGTTGAGCGCCGAGGACCGCGAGGCGTTGCGCCGGGCGGTCGGTTCCCTGGAGCGTCCGAGTCTCGCCGGCCGGCTCTCCGCGATGGCCGGCGCGCCCCTCGACCTGATCACCCGCGCCCTGCCGGCGCCCGTCGTCGACGCGGTCGGCCACGCGACCGAGACGGCGATGCGCGGCGCGCTCCACGTCGCGCTCGCGACCCTGCCGAAGGCGGCGGAGACGACGGAACCGGGATCCGAGGCCCAGGCGCTGGCACCCCTCGGCCCCGACCTGGCGCCGTCCTGGCGCACCCGCGCCCTGGAGCTGCTCGGGCGCTTCCCGCCCGGCGACCGCGGCCACAAGGCCCTGGCGGCGGTCTCGGGCGCCATCGGGGGCGCTTTCGGCATCACCACGCTCGCGGTCGAACTGCCCGTCTCCACCACCCTGATGCTGCGCTCGATCGCCGAGATCGCCCAGCGCGAGGGCGAGGACATGGCCGATCCGGAGGCGGCGCTCGCCTGCATGCAGGTTTTCGCGCTCGGCGGCCGCGGCGCGACGCAAGGAGAGGGCGCCGCCGGGAACCCGGCCGAGAGCGGTTATTTCGCGGTCCGCGGCGCGCTCGCCAAGGCGATGTCGGAGGCGGCCCGCTACGCCGCCGGGCGCGGCCTCGTCGACGAGAGCGCGCCGGCCCTGATGCGCTTTGCCGGCCAGGTCGGCGCCCGCTTCGGGGGCGTGGTATCGCAGAAGCTCGCCGCCCAGGCGGTGCCGGTGCTCGGCGCCCTCGGGGGCGCGGCCGTCAACACCGCCTTCATGGACCATTTCCAGTCCATCGCCCGCGGCCACTTCACCGTGCGGCGCCTGGAACGCCGCTACGGCAAGGCCCTGGTGCGGGAGGCCTACGAGGCGGAGCGCGCCGCGCTCGGCACGGCGTAG
- a CDS encoding AmpG family muropeptide MFS transporter, with translation MTTTAGTQGTGWLARTRATLRDVMADRQMALMLVLGFGAGLPILLVFATLSAWLRSAGIERSSIGLLSYVSLAYTLKFLWAPVIDRLDLPVLSRWLGRRRAWMLLAQLAVAAGLVAMSRADPANALGYTVVCALVIAFASATQDIVVDGWRIDSAPTERQGMMLASYQLGYSLARICAGAGALFVADAYGWAPAYASMALLMALAVAGTLAAPKVQARDPGPRRGWRHALREAVVDPFADLVRRKGSGLVLILALITVYRLPDIVSGIMANPLYIDMKFSLSEIATVSKVYGVWVGIAGAFAGGIAVSRLGLYPALLIGGIAASASNLMFAWLALAGHDLPLLVASISIDNFAGAFAGTALIAYMSSLTSPAFAATQYALLSSLYALPGKFVGGLSGFAVESMGYPAFFVMTAAVGIPVTLLCLGLRLLPGETEPARSEELPARA, from the coding sequence ATGACGACAACGGCCGGGACACAGGGAACGGGCTGGCTCGCCCGCACCCGCGCCACCCTGCGGGACGTGATGGCGGACCGGCAGATGGCCCTGATGCTGGTGCTCGGCTTCGGCGCCGGGCTGCCGATCCTGCTGGTCTTCGCAACGCTGTCGGCCTGGCTGCGCAGCGCCGGCATCGAGCGGTCGAGCATCGGGCTCCTCAGCTACGTCTCGCTCGCCTACACGCTGAAGTTCCTCTGGGCCCCGGTCATCGACCGGCTCGACCTGCCCGTCCTGTCGCGGTGGCTCGGCCGGCGCCGGGCCTGGATGCTGCTGGCGCAACTCGCCGTGGCGGCGGGTCTCGTCGCGATGAGCCGGGCCGATCCGGCGAACGCGCTCGGCTACACGGTCGTCTGCGCGCTCGTCATCGCCTTCGCCTCGGCGACCCAGGACATCGTGGTCGACGGCTGGCGCATCGATTCCGCCCCGACCGAGCGCCAGGGCATGATGCTGGCCTCCTACCAGCTCGGCTATTCCCTGGCGCGGATCTGCGCCGGGGCCGGCGCGCTCTTCGTCGCCGACGCCTATGGCTGGGCCCCTGCCTATGCCAGCATGGCGCTCCTGATGGCGCTCGCCGTCGCCGGCACCCTGGCGGCGCCGAAGGTGCAGGCGCGCGATCCCGGCCCCCGGCGCGGCTGGCGCCACGCCCTGCGCGAGGCGGTGGTCGATCCCTTCGCCGATCTCGTGCGCCGCAAGGGCTCGGGCCTGGTGCTGATCCTGGCGCTGATCACCGTCTACCGCCTGCCCGACATCGTCTCAGGCATCATGGCGAATCCGCTCTACATCGACATGAAGTTCTCCCTGTCGGAGATCGCCACGGTGTCGAAGGTCTACGGCGTCTGGGTCGGCATCGCCGGGGCCTTCGCGGGCGGCATCGCGGTGAGCCGGCTCGGCCTCTATCCGGCGCTGCTGATCGGCGGCATCGCGGCCTCGGCCTCGAACCTGATGTTCGCCTGGCTGGCGCTCGCCGGCCACGACCTGCCGCTCCTGGTCGCCAGCATCAGCATCGACAACTTCGCCGGCGCCTTCGCGGGTACGGCGCTCATCGCCTACATGTCGAGCCTGACCTCGCCGGCCTTCGCGGCGACGCAATACGCGCTGCTCTCCTCGCTCTACGCCCTGCCGGGCAAGTTCGTCGGCGGCTTGTCGGGCTTTGCCGTCGAGTCGATGGGCTACCCGGCCTTCTTCGTGATGACCGCCGCCGTGGGCATCCCGGTCACCCTGCTCTGCCTCGGCCTGCGGCTCCTGCCCGGCGAGACCGAGCCGGCTCGATCGGAGGAACTGCCGGCGCGGGCGTGA
- a CDS encoding histidine kinase dimerization/phosphoacceptor domain -containing protein: MAAFRASEAPMLMTDPALPDNPVVFVNEAFCRLTGYAAGEVLGRNCRFLQGPDTDPAAIAQVRDAVARGTPLRVDLLNYRKDGHSFWNAMALNPVRDEAGRVRSFFAVLTDITRTREAERALAQEKDGLAQDLAARNRALQAALDQQTALLHEVDHRVKNNLQVISSLVLLKARRARDAACREVLRSMADRIGALATAHRLLYAVSDVARFDLRDFADDFAAELEAGLDTDRIALSVDVEAVAVPASMAAPLALLVHELAVNAVRHAFPGERRGRVAITARAEGERLILDIRDDGIGLPAQSDNPEGFGRDLVGMLVRQLRGTLTFEDLQPGTRAHVVLPLGTTH, from the coding sequence CTGGCCGCCTTCCGCGCCAGCGAGGCGCCGATGCTGATGACCGATCCGGCCCTGCCCGACAACCCGGTCGTGTTCGTCAACGAGGCCTTCTGCCGGCTCACCGGCTACGCGGCCGGGGAGGTGCTCGGCCGCAACTGCCGCTTCCTCCAGGGACCCGACACCGATCCCGCCGCCATCGCCCAGGTGCGGGACGCGGTGGCGCGGGGCACGCCCCTGCGGGTCGACCTTCTCAATTACCGCAAGGACGGCCATTCGTTCTGGAACGCCATGGCGCTCAACCCGGTGCGGGACGAGGCGGGGCGGGTGCGCTCCTTCTTCGCGGTGCTCACCGACATCACCCGGACCCGCGAGGCCGAACGGGCGCTGGCGCAGGAGAAGGACGGCCTCGCCCAGGATCTCGCGGCGCGCAACCGGGCCCTCCAGGCCGCCCTCGACCAGCAGACCGCCCTGCTGCACGAGGTCGATCACCGGGTGAAGAACAACCTCCAGGTGATCTCCTCCCTGGTGCTGCTCAAGGCCCGGCGCGCCCGGGACGCGGCCTGCCGCGAGGTGCTGCGCAGCATGGCCGACCGGATCGGGGCGCTCGCCACCGCCCACCGCCTGCTCTACGCGGTGAGCGACGTCGCCCGGTTCGACCTGCGCGACTTCGCCGACGATTTCGCGGCGGAGCTCGAAGCCGGCCTCGACACGGACCGGATCGCCCTGTCGGTCGATGTCGAGGCGGTGGCGGTGCCGGCCTCGATGGCCGCACCCCTGGCGCTCCTGGTGCACGAACTCGCCGTCAACGCGGTCCGGCACGCCTTCCCGGGCGAGCGGCGCGGCCGCGTCGCCATCACCGCCCGCGCGGAGGGCGAGCGCCTGATCCTCGACATCCGCGACGACGGCATCGGCCTGCCTGCGCAATCGGACAACCCCGAGGGCTTCGGCCGCGACCTCGTCGGCATGCTGGTGCGCCAGCTGCGCGGCACCCTGACCTTCGAGGATCTTCAGCCCGGCACCCGCGCCCACGTCGTCCTGCCGCTCGGAACCACCCATTGA
- a CDS encoding response regulator, with protein MSAEGLRVLIVEDEAFIALELECLLEEAGYVPVGVATRSGDAITLARDLAPDIALVDIHLADGPTGVAVARTLSARPGLTVLFTTANAKRVPPDFAGAAGIIAKPYSERVVRAALAYVAGRYHGRVPMEPPDGVVLSPTL; from the coding sequence TTGAGCGCGGAGGGCCTGCGGGTCCTGATCGTCGAGGACGAGGCGTTCATCGCCCTCGAACTCGAATGCCTGCTGGAGGAAGCGGGCTACGTCCCGGTCGGCGTCGCGACCCGCTCGGGCGACGCGATCACGCTCGCCCGCGACCTCGCCCCCGACATCGCCCTCGTCGACATCCACCTCGCCGACGGCCCGACCGGCGTCGCGGTGGCCCGGACCCTGAGCGCCCGGCCCGGCCTGACGGTGCTGTTCACCACCGCCAACGCCAAGCGCGTGCCGCCGGATTTCGCAGGCGCCGCCGGGATCATCGCCAAGCCGTATTCCGAGCGGGTGGTCCGGGCGGCGCTCGCCTATGTGGCGGGGCGCTACCACGGCAGGGTGCCGATGGAGCCGCCGGACGGGGTGGTGCTGTCGCCGACCTTGTAG
- a CDS encoding S8 family serine peptidase yields MNLKNNFPEPPRPQATGRYIVKFAPGIEAARAQTLIADKTGIRTLDLRETGDAPLPAPDADAPEGGLVVDRFKVAIIHPQQDVGARVASLAAEDGVIVRPEFYLFAVGELEQRYAAWVREGLSILVNGYPGATGAPTAAAAAAEMAAAEAAAHADTDEFTWGLQAIRALGTAQTGKGIKVAVLDTGLDFEHPDFVGRTIVSRSFVPDGSVQDVQGHGTHTAGTLAGPAKSAIGRRYGVAPDVDLYIGKVLDDRGAGTEGDILRGMNWAIDQGCTVISMSLGRPTQPDEPHDPTYEEAGLAALDEDCLIIAAAGNDNTRAFGYIAPIGAPANSPSIMAVGAVDPKLKVAPFSCGAVNADGSKLDIAGPGTAVYSAFPRPRLSRVLPGTSMACPHVAGVAALLASANPSLRGRRLWNALIAASRPIGPARDYGSGLVQGPGTVIVATVP; encoded by the coding sequence ATGAATTTGAAAAACAATTTTCCCGAGCCGCCGCGCCCGCAAGCCACCGGGCGCTACATCGTCAAATTCGCCCCCGGGATCGAGGCGGCACGGGCGCAGACACTGATCGCGGACAAGACCGGCATCCGCACGCTCGACCTGCGCGAGACCGGAGACGCGCCGCTACCGGCTCCAGACGCGGACGCGCCGGAGGGTGGCCTCGTCGTCGACCGGTTCAAGGTCGCGATCATCCATCCCCAGCAGGATGTCGGCGCGCGGGTGGCAAGCCTCGCGGCGGAAGACGGCGTGATCGTACGGCCGGAATTCTATCTCTTCGCCGTCGGCGAACTTGAGCAACGCTATGCCGCCTGGGTGCGGGAAGGGCTGTCGATCCTGGTGAACGGGTATCCCGGGGCCACGGGCGCGCCCACCGCCGCCGCCGCAGCGGCGGAGATGGCCGCCGCGGAGGCGGCAGCCCATGCTGATACGGACGAGTTCACCTGGGGTCTCCAGGCCATCCGGGCGCTCGGCACGGCGCAGACCGGCAAGGGGATCAAGGTCGCGGTCCTCGATACCGGCCTCGATTTCGAGCATCCCGACTTCGTCGGGCGCACGATCGTCAGCCGGAGCTTCGTACCGGACGGTTCGGTGCAGGACGTGCAGGGGCACGGCACGCACACGGCCGGAACCCTCGCCGGCCCGGCCAAGTCGGCGATCGGCCGGCGCTACGGCGTGGCGCCCGACGTCGACCTCTATATCGGCAAGGTGCTGGACGATCGCGGAGCCGGAACCGAAGGCGACATCCTCCGGGGCATGAACTGGGCGATCGACCAGGGCTGCACCGTCATCTCGATGTCGCTCGGCCGACCGACCCAACCGGACGAGCCCCACGACCCGACCTACGAGGAGGCCGGGCTCGCCGCCCTCGACGAGGACTGCCTGATCATCGCGGCCGCTGGCAACGACAACACCCGTGCCTTCGGCTATATCGCGCCCATCGGTGCGCCAGCCAACTCGCCCTCGATCATGGCGGTCGGGGCAGTCGATCCGAAGCTCAAGGTCGCGCCGTTCTCCTGCGGGGCGGTGAATGCCGACGGGAGCAAGCTCGACATCGCCGGTCCGGGCACGGCGGTCTACTCGGCGTTTCCCCGGCCCCGACTGTCGCGGGTGCTGCCGGGCACCAGCATGGCCTGCCCGCACGTCGCGGGCGTCGCGGCGCTGCTCGCCAGCGCCAATCCTTCCCTACGCGGCCGCCGTCTCTGGAACGCGTTGATCGCCGCCTCGCGCCCGATCGGCCCGGCCCGCGACTACGGCAGCGGCCTCGTCCAGGGGCCGGGGACCGTCATCGTCGCCACCGTGCCGTGA
- the mutS gene encoding DNA mismatch repair protein MutS, which yields MTMDSDTGRLLRNEAYEPADEAPAPPPARGRRSAAPDDEAKVSPMMAQYIEIKAANPDSLLFYRMGDFYELFFEDAETASRALGIVLTRRGKHGGADIPMCGVPVERSDDYLQRLIGLGHRVAVCEQTEDPAEAKKRGSKSVVRREVVRLVTPGTITEDRLLDPGRANVLLALARRRASDSAWCYGLAAVDISTGRFSLGEVDGAGLAAEIARLDPREIVMGDAIHQDPDVSRLWRDTRAAVTPVGRGDVDPASAERAIKEQFGVQTLDGFGAFSRVEIAAAGAVLHYIARTQLGAKVTLSPPARQAAGASLMIDAATRQNLELTRTLSGERAGSLLAAIDRTVGGAGARLLAERLAGPSTDLALIRRRHDAVEFLVAEGALRAELRAELARAPDMARALTRIGLGRAGPRDLAALRDGLMAARGIATALAGAGALPGEIGKAARILAGLDEALADDLAAALADDLPLQRRDGNFVREGYRPELDESRTLQRDSRQVVAGLQARYASETGCRTLRIKHNNLLGYFIEVPQAFGETLLKDPWRATFVHRQTMVDAMRFTSVELGELETRIANAAGRGLALELEIFEGLSKAVMAESDSIVAAAGALAALDVAASHAELAVELNWTRPRVDDGLAFRIEGGRHPVVEAALTRAGEAFIANACDLSGTEAGQILLVTGPNMGGKSTFLRQNALIAVLAQMGAFVPATSAHLGLVDRLFSRVGAADDLARGHSTFMVEMVETAAILNQATKRSLVVLDEIGRGTATFDGLSIAWACLEHLHGANGCRALFATHFHELTGLAQRLDRLSNATLKVTEWKGDVVFLHEVVPGAADRSYGLQVARLAGLPAPVIARAKALLAELERGEGGSGRRKAPAELPLFAAMPAAPPAPVPVAKPDPVVQLLDGIDPDALSPREALDALYRLKAAQTEG from the coding sequence ATGACGATGGACAGCGATACCGGCCGCCTGCTGCGCAACGAGGCGTACGAGCCCGCCGACGAGGCGCCTGCGCCGCCGCCCGCCCGCGGCCGGCGTTCCGCCGCGCCCGACGACGAGGCCAAGGTCTCGCCGATGATGGCGCAGTACATCGAGATCAAGGCGGCCAATCCCGATTCCCTGCTGTTCTACCGCATGGGGGATTTCTACGAGCTGTTCTTCGAGGATGCCGAGACCGCCTCGCGGGCGCTCGGCATCGTGCTCACCCGCCGCGGCAAGCATGGCGGCGCCGACATCCCGATGTGCGGCGTGCCGGTCGAGCGCTCCGACGATTACCTCCAGCGCCTGATCGGGCTCGGCCACCGGGTCGCGGTCTGTGAGCAGACCGAGGATCCGGCGGAAGCCAAGAAGCGCGGCTCGAAATCGGTGGTGCGGCGCGAGGTGGTGCGCCTCGTGACGCCAGGCACCATCACGGAAGACCGCCTGCTCGATCCCGGCCGGGCCAACGTGCTCCTGGCGCTCGCCCGCCGCCGCGCCTCGGATTCGGCCTGGTGTTACGGGCTGGCCGCCGTCGACATCTCGACCGGGCGCTTCTCCCTCGGCGAGGTCGACGGCGCCGGCCTGGCCGCCGAGATCGCCCGCCTCGATCCGCGCGAGATCGTGATGGGCGACGCGATCCACCAGGATCCGGACGTGTCCCGGCTGTGGCGCGACACCCGGGCCGCCGTCACCCCGGTCGGCCGCGGCGACGTCGATCCGGCCTCGGCCGAGCGGGCGATCAAGGAGCAGTTCGGCGTCCAGACCCTCGACGGGTTCGGCGCCTTCAGCCGGGTCGAGATCGCGGCGGCGGGCGCCGTCCTGCACTACATCGCCCGCACCCAGCTCGGCGCCAAGGTGACCTTGAGCCCGCCGGCCCGCCAGGCGGCGGGCGCGAGCCTGATGATCGACGCGGCGACGCGCCAGAACCTGGAACTCACCCGCACCCTCTCGGGCGAGCGCGCAGGCAGCCTGCTCGCCGCCATCGACCGCACGGTCGGCGGCGCCGGGGCACGGCTGCTCGCCGAGCGGCTGGCCGGCCCCTCGACCGATCTCGCGCTGATCCGGCGCCGCCACGACGCGGTCGAGTTCCTGGTGGCCGAGGGGGCCTTGCGGGCGGAACTGCGGGCCGAGCTGGCGCGGGCCCCCGACATGGCTCGCGCCTTGACCCGGATCGGCCTCGGCCGGGCCGGCCCCCGCGACCTCGCCGCGCTCCGCGACGGGCTCATGGCCGCCCGCGGCATCGCCACCGCGCTCGCCGGGGCCGGCGCGCTGCCGGGCGAGATCGGCAAGGCCGCCCGCATCCTCGCCGGCCTCGACGAGGCGCTTGCCGACGATCTCGCCGCGGCGCTCGCCGACGACCTGCCGTTGCAGCGCCGCGACGGCAATTTCGTCCGTGAGGGCTACCGGCCCGAGCTCGACGAATCCCGCACGCTCCAGCGCGATTCACGCCAGGTCGTCGCCGGGCTCCAGGCCCGCTACGCCTCGGAGACCGGCTGCCGGACGCTGCGGATCAAGCACAACAACCTGCTCGGCTACTTCATCGAGGTGCCGCAGGCCTTCGGCGAGACCCTGCTGAAGGATCCCTGGCGCGCCACCTTCGTCCACCGCCAGACCATGGTGGATGCGATGCGCTTCACCAGCGTCGAGCTGGGCGAGCTGGAAACCAGGATCGCCAACGCCGCCGGCCGGGGGCTCGCCCTCGAACTCGAGATCTTCGAGGGCCTGTCCAAGGCCGTGATGGCCGAATCCGATTCGATCGTGGCGGCGGCCGGCGCGCTCGCGGCTTTGGATGTCGCGGCCTCGCACGCGGAACTCGCCGTCGAGCTGAACTGGACCCGCCCTCGCGTCGATGACGGCCTCGCCTTCCGGATCGAGGGCGGGCGCCATCCCGTCGTCGAGGCGGCGCTGACCAGGGCCGGCGAGGCCTTCATCGCCAATGCCTGCGACCTGTCGGGCACCGAAGCCGGCCAGATCCTCCTCGTCACCGGCCCGAACATGGGCGGCAAGTCGACCTTCCTGCGCCAGAACGCCTTGATCGCGGTGCTGGCCCAGATGGGCGCCTTCGTGCCGGCGACCTCGGCCCATCTCGGCCTCGTCGACCGGCTGTTCTCCCGCGTCGGCGCCGCCGACGACCTGGCACGCGGCCACTCGACCTTCATGGTCGAGATGGTCGAGACCGCGGCGATCCTCAACCAGGCGACGAAGCGCTCCCTGGTGGTGCTCGACGAGATCGGGCGGGGCACCGCGACCTTCGACGGCCTGTCGATCGCCTGGGCCTGCCTGGAGCACCTGCACGGCGCCAATGGCTGCCGGGCGCTCTTCGCCACCCATTTCCACGAGCTGACGGGCTTGGCGCAACGCCTCGACCGCCTCTCCAACGCTACCCTCAAGGTGACCGAGTGGAAGGGCGACGTGGTCTTCCTGCACGAGGTGGTGCCGGGTGCGGCCGACCGCTCCTACGGCCTCCAGGTCGCGCGGCTGGCCGGCCTGCCCGCCCCGGTGATCGCCCGCGCCAAGGCCCTGCTCGCCGAGCTGGAGCGAGGGGAGGGCGGGTCCGGCCGGCGGAAGGCGCCCGCCGAATTGCCGCTCTTCGCCGCCATGCCGGCAGCTCCTCCCGCACCTGTGCCCGTGGCGAAGCCCGATCCGGTCGTGCAACTGCTCGACGGGATCGACCCGGATGCGCTGAGCCCGCGCGAGGCGCTGGATGCGCTCTATCGGCTCAAGGCGGCGCAGACGGAGGGGTAG